Proteins found in one Chaetodon auriga isolate fChaAug3 chromosome 12, fChaAug3.hap1, whole genome shotgun sequence genomic segment:
- the LOC143329699 gene encoding polyisoprenoid diphosphate/phosphate phosphohydrolase PLPP6-like — translation MSSSTSRRNSCRGVGCANRASSEGHVRRRGSSCSYLSSGAQAEDFPVSLSQPMFTITLRFLLAIDLWLSKRLGVCACEESPWGSIRPLVRLVEFSGHVIPWLIGTVYTLLRGESAQEQEVMLNLALALLLDLLLVRVVKTLVRRRRPAQNRSDILSTFFVERYSFPSGHATRAAMCARFLLAQLVDTASMRVLVVGWAALVSLSRLLLARHYVTDVGFGLAMGYCHYSLVERLWVTWDCLQDLLLMRLRERLNRVYGGLLTADWKH, via the exons ATGTCCTCTTCGACGTCCAGACGGAATAGTTGCCGTGGAGTTGGGTGTGCAAACCGGGCATCATCTGAGGGCCATGTCCGCCGCAGGGGCTCCAGCTGCTCTTACCTTTCCTCTGGAGCGCAAGCTGAAGACTTTCCCGTCAGTCTGAGCCAGCCCATGTTCACCATAACGCTCCGGTTTTTGCTAGCGATAGATCTGTGGCTGTCCAAGCGGCTCGGGGTGTGCGCCTGTGAGGAGTCTCCATGGGGCAGCATACGGCCCCTGGTGCGGCTGGTGGAGTTCTCTGGGCATGTCATCCCGTGGCTCATCGGCACCGTGTACACTCTGCTCCGGGGAGAGAGCGCGCAGGAGCAGGAGGTCATGCTGAACTTGGCCCTGG cTCTGTTGTTGGACCTACTATTGGTCAGAGTTGTTAAGACTCTGGTCAGACGTCGCAGGCCTGCCCAGAACCGCTCTGACATCCTCTCCACCTTCTTTGTGGAGCGCTACTCCTTCCCCTCGGGCCACGCCACACGGGCGGCCATGTGTGCCCGATTCCTCCTCGCCCAGCTGGTGGACACGGCCTCCATGCGGGTCCTGGTGGTGGGTTGGGCCGCCCTGGTGAGCCTGTCCCGGCTGCTGCTTGCCAGACACTATGTGACAGATGTGGGCTTTGGCCTGGCTATGGGCTACTGCCACTACAGTCTGGTTGAAAGGTTGTGGGTGACCTGGGACTGCCTGCAGGACCTACTGCTCATGCgactgagagagagactcaACAGGGTTTACGGTGGACTCTTGACGGCTGATTGGAAACACTAA
- the fggy gene encoding FGGY carbohydrate kinase domain-containing protein isoform X2, with translation MAEVYYVGVDVGTASVRAALVTRAGQLKSTAEEPISIWEPQADHYVQSSTEIWEKCCTLVKRVTQSVERSQVRGIGFDATCSLVVLDQSFQPVAVNQDGDRQRNVVMWMDHRAEEQAARITNTGHRVLSRVGGVMSPEMQPPKLLWLKENLKESCWNKAAHFFDLPDFLSWKATGSLTRSLCTLVCKWTYCPPEGWDASFWASIGLEDLLENNFSKIGSVTCPPGSPLGDGLTQEAAADMGLNPGTAVGASLIDAHAGGLGVIGADVKGFHLPCEDQPITSRMAMICGTSTCHMAISEQPLFVPGVWGPCLSAMVPGMWLNEGGQSATGRLIDHMVKGHAAYTQLQEQARQRSPFTGENIYSYLNSHLTLMANSHSAVDLLASSLHMWPDFHGNRSPLADPTLKGMVIGLSLSQTLDDLALLYLATVQALALGTLHILEAMKEAGHDIRTLFLCGGLSKNSLFVQIHANATGLPVVLPDQMEAVLIGAAVLGACASQDYSSIQEAMGKMAKVGRVVQPDYELQSFYERKYKVFLRLFAHQREYQALMNQR, from the exons ATGGCAGAGGTCTATTATGTTGGGGTGGACGTGGGCACCGCCAGTGTCCGGGCTGCGCTGGTCACCAGGGCCGGTCAGCTGAAGAGCACTGCAGAGGAGCCCATCAGCATCTGGGAGCCCCAAGCTGACCATTATGTTCAGTCCTCCACTGAGATCTGGGAGAAATGCTGCACACTTGTAAAG AGAGTTACCCAAAGTGTGGAGAGGAGTCAAGTACGAGGTATCGGCTTTGATGCCACTTGCTCTCTCGTGGTTTTGGACCAAAGCTTCCAGCCTGTGGCAGTCAATCAGGATG GTGACAGACAAAGGAACGTGGTGATGTGGATGGACCATCGTGCTGAAGAGCAGGCCGCTCGGATAACAAACACCGGCCACAGGGTCCTGAGCAGGGTGGGAGGGGTCATGTCACCAGAGATGCAACCCCCTAAGCTGCTCTGGCTCAAAGAG AATCTAAAAGAAAGCTGCTGGAACAAAGCTGCTCACTTTTTCGACCTTCCAGACTTCCTGTCTTGGAAGGCAACAGGCTCTTTGACACG GTCTTTATGTACTCTGGTGTGTAAATGGACGTATTGCCCTCCAGAGGGATGGGATGCTAGTTTTTGGGCCAGTATTGGACTGGAGGATCTCCTGGAAAACAACTTTTCCAAAATAG GCAGTGTGACGTGTCCTCCAGGGAGCCCGCTGGGAGACGGCCTCAcccaggaggcagcagcagataTGGGTTTGAACCCAGGAACTGCAGTTGGTGCTTCTCTCATCGATGCTCATGCTGGAGGCCTTG GCGTGATAGGTGCAGATGTAAAAGGCTTTCACTTGCCCTGCGAGGACCAGCCAATCACCTCACGCATGGCAATGATCTGTGGGACATCAACCTGTCACATGGCA ATCAGCGAGCAGCCTCTGTTTGTGCCCGGAGTGTGGGGGCCCTGCCTGTCTGCCATGGTGCCTGGCATGTGGCTCAACGAGGGAGGGCAGAGTGCGACAGGAAGGCTG atCGACCACATGGTGAAGGGCCACGCTGCCTACACCCAGCTCCAGGAACAGGCACGGCAGAG ATCTCCCTTCACTGGTGAGAACATCTACAGCTACCTGAACAGCCACCTGACTCTAATGGCTAACTCTCACTCTGCCGTGGATCTGCTGGCCTCCAGTCTGCACATGTGGCCGGACTTTCACGGGAACAGGTCCCCTTTGGCTGACCCCACCTTGAAGGGCATG GTGATCGGACTTTCACTGTCCCAAACCTTGGATGACTTGGCCCTGCTCTATTTGGCCACTGTACAAGCCCTCGCT CTTGGTACGCTTCATATTCTGGAGGCCATGAAAGAAGCAGGACATGACATCAGAACCCTCTTCCTGTGTGGCGGTTTGAGCAAAAACTCCCTGTTTGTGCAGATTCACGCTAACGCTACAG GACTGCCTGTGGTTTTGCCTGACCAGATGGAGGCTGTGTTAATAGGAGCAGCAGTCCTGGGTGCTTGTGCGTCACAGGACTACAGCAGTATACAG gaGGCGATGGGGAAAATGGCGAAAGTGGGGAGAGTTGTTCAGCCTGACTATGAACTCCAGAG CTTCTATGAGAGAAAATACAAGGTGTTCCTGCGACTGTTCGCCCACCAGAGGGAGTACCAGGCCCTCATGAACCAGAGATGA
- the fggy gene encoding FGGY carbohydrate kinase domain-containing protein isoform X3 has translation MAEVYYVGVDVGTASVRAALVTRAGQLKSTAEEPISIWEPQADHYVQSSTEIWEKCCTLVKRVTQSVERSQVRGIGFDATCSLVVLDQSFQPVAVNQDGDRQRNVVMWMDHRAEEQAARITNTGHRVLSRVGGVMSPEMQPPKLLWLKENLKESCWNKAAHFFDLPDFLSWKATGSLTRSLCTLVCKWTYCPPEGWDASFWASIGLEDLLENNFSKIGSVTCPPGSPLGDGLTQEAAADMGLNPGTAVGASLIDAHAGGLGVIGADVKGFHLPCEDQPITSRMAMICGTSTCHMAISEQPLFVPGVWGPCLSAMVPGMWLNEGGQSATGRLIDHMVKGHAAYTQLQEQARQRSPFTGENIYSYLNSHLTLMANSHSAVDLLASSLHMWPDFHGNRSPLADPTLKGMVIGLSLSQTLDDLALLYLATVQALALGTLHILEAMKEAGHDIRTLFLCGGLSKNSLFVQIHANATGLPVVLPDQMEAVLIGAAVLGGDGENGESGESCSA, from the exons ATGGCAGAGGTCTATTATGTTGGGGTGGACGTGGGCACCGCCAGTGTCCGGGCTGCGCTGGTCACCAGGGCCGGTCAGCTGAAGAGCACTGCAGAGGAGCCCATCAGCATCTGGGAGCCCCAAGCTGACCATTATGTTCAGTCCTCCACTGAGATCTGGGAGAAATGCTGCACACTTGTAAAG AGAGTTACCCAAAGTGTGGAGAGGAGTCAAGTACGAGGTATCGGCTTTGATGCCACTTGCTCTCTCGTGGTTTTGGACCAAAGCTTCCAGCCTGTGGCAGTCAATCAGGATG GTGACAGACAAAGGAACGTGGTGATGTGGATGGACCATCGTGCTGAAGAGCAGGCCGCTCGGATAACAAACACCGGCCACAGGGTCCTGAGCAGGGTGGGAGGGGTCATGTCACCAGAGATGCAACCCCCTAAGCTGCTCTGGCTCAAAGAG AATCTAAAAGAAAGCTGCTGGAACAAAGCTGCTCACTTTTTCGACCTTCCAGACTTCCTGTCTTGGAAGGCAACAGGCTCTTTGACACG GTCTTTATGTACTCTGGTGTGTAAATGGACGTATTGCCCTCCAGAGGGATGGGATGCTAGTTTTTGGGCCAGTATTGGACTGGAGGATCTCCTGGAAAACAACTTTTCCAAAATAG GCAGTGTGACGTGTCCTCCAGGGAGCCCGCTGGGAGACGGCCTCAcccaggaggcagcagcagataTGGGTTTGAACCCAGGAACTGCAGTTGGTGCTTCTCTCATCGATGCTCATGCTGGAGGCCTTG GCGTGATAGGTGCAGATGTAAAAGGCTTTCACTTGCCCTGCGAGGACCAGCCAATCACCTCACGCATGGCAATGATCTGTGGGACATCAACCTGTCACATGGCA ATCAGCGAGCAGCCTCTGTTTGTGCCCGGAGTGTGGGGGCCCTGCCTGTCTGCCATGGTGCCTGGCATGTGGCTCAACGAGGGAGGGCAGAGTGCGACAGGAAGGCTG atCGACCACATGGTGAAGGGCCACGCTGCCTACACCCAGCTCCAGGAACAGGCACGGCAGAG ATCTCCCTTCACTGGTGAGAACATCTACAGCTACCTGAACAGCCACCTGACTCTAATGGCTAACTCTCACTCTGCCGTGGATCTGCTGGCCTCCAGTCTGCACATGTGGCCGGACTTTCACGGGAACAGGTCCCCTTTGGCTGACCCCACCTTGAAGGGCATG GTGATCGGACTTTCACTGTCCCAAACCTTGGATGACTTGGCCCTGCTCTATTTGGCCACTGTACAAGCCCTCGCT CTTGGTACGCTTCATATTCTGGAGGCCATGAAAGAAGCAGGACATGACATCAGAACCCTCTTCCTGTGTGGCGGTTTGAGCAAAAACTCCCTGTTTGTGCAGATTCACGCTAACGCTACAG GACTGCCTGTGGTTTTGCCTGACCAGATGGAGGCTGTGTTAATAGGAGCAGCAGTCCTGG gaGGCGATGGGGAAAATGGCGAAAGTGGGGAGAGTTGTTCAGCCTGA
- the fggy gene encoding FGGY carbohydrate kinase domain-containing protein isoform X1, whose translation MLMLEALISEQPLFVPGVWGPCLSAMVPGMWLNEGGQSATGRLIDHMVKGHAAYTQLQEQARQRSPFTGENIYSYLNSHLTLMANSHSAVDLLASSLHMWPDFHGNRSPLADPTLKGMVIGLSLSQTLDDLALLYLATVQALALGTLHILEAMKEAGHDIRTLFLCGGLSKNSLFVQIHANATGLPVVLPDQMEAVLIGAAVLGACASQDYSSIQEAMGKMAKVGRVVQPDYELQSFYERKYKVFLRLFAHQREYQALMNQR comes from the exons ATGCTCATGCTGGAGGCCTTG ATCAGCGAGCAGCCTCTGTTTGTGCCCGGAGTGTGGGGGCCCTGCCTGTCTGCCATGGTGCCTGGCATGTGGCTCAACGAGGGAGGGCAGAGTGCGACAGGAAGGCTG atCGACCACATGGTGAAGGGCCACGCTGCCTACACCCAGCTCCAGGAACAGGCACGGCAGAG ATCTCCCTTCACTGGTGAGAACATCTACAGCTACCTGAACAGCCACCTGACTCTAATGGCTAACTCTCACTCTGCCGTGGATCTGCTGGCCTCCAGTCTGCACATGTGGCCGGACTTTCACGGGAACAGGTCCCCTTTGGCTGACCCCACCTTGAAGGGCATG GTGATCGGACTTTCACTGTCCCAAACCTTGGATGACTTGGCCCTGCTCTATTTGGCCACTGTACAAGCCCTCGCT CTTGGTACGCTTCATATTCTGGAGGCCATGAAAGAAGCAGGACATGACATCAGAACCCTCTTCCTGTGTGGCGGTTTGAGCAAAAACTCCCTGTTTGTGCAGATTCACGCTAACGCTACAG GACTGCCTGTGGTTTTGCCTGACCAGATGGAGGCTGTGTTAATAGGAGCAGCAGTCCTGGGTGCTTGTGCGTCACAGGACTACAGCAGTATACAG gaGGCGATGGGGAAAATGGCGAAAGTGGGGAGAGTTGTTCAGCCTGACTATGAACTCCAGAG CTTCTATGAGAGAAAATACAAGGTGTTCCTGCGACTGTTCGCCCACCAGAGGGAGTACCAGGCCCTCATGAACCAGAGATGA
- the LOC143329566 gene encoding peroxiredoxin-6-like — protein MPGLLLGDVFPDFEADTTTGKIKLHQFLGDSWGVLFSHPKDYTPVCTTELGRAARLSSEFSKRDVKMIALSIDCLENHHGWIKDILAYNCDDSCCSLPFPIIADSKRELAVALGMLDPDEKDKDGMPLTARCVFIIGPDKRLKLSFLYPATTGRNFDEILRVVDSLQITAGKRVATPADWKPGDCVMVPPNMSEEEAASLFPDGVYTKDLPSGKKYLRYTPQP, from the exons ATGCCGGGACTACTGCTCGGAGATGTGTTTCCTGATTTCGAGGCGGACACCACCACTGGCAAAATTAAACTCCACCAATTTCTTGGTGATTC ATGGGGAGTCCTGTTCTCCCACCCCAAAGACTACACCCCTGTGTGCACCACGGAGCTGGGTCGAGCTGCCAGACTGAGCAGCGAGTTCAGTAAACGGGACGTCAAGATGATCGCCCTGTCCATCGACTGCCTTGAGAATCACCACGGCTGGATCAAG GACATCCTGGCTTACAACTGTGACGACTCTTGCTGCTCGCTGCCCTTTCCCATCATAGCAGACAGTAAACGGGAGCTGGCAGTGGCCCTGGGCATGCTGGACCCTGATGAGAAGGACAAAGATGGCATGCCGCTCACTGCCCGCTGT gtgtttaTCATTGGCCCTGACAAAAGGCTGAAACTGTCATTCCTTTATCCTGCCACCACTGGACGCAACTTTGATGAGATTTTAAGAGTGGTGGACTCACTGCAGATCACAGCAGGAAAACGAGTAGCCACACCAGCAGACTGGAAG CCTGGCGACTGTGTGATGGTCCCTCCCAACATGTCTGAGGAGGAGGCGGCATCTTTGTTCCCAGATGGCGTCTACACCAAAGACCTGCCCTCTGGAAAGAAGTACCTGCGCTACACACCCCAGCCATGA